From one Bos javanicus breed banteng chromosome 15, ARS-OSU_banteng_1.0, whole genome shotgun sequence genomic stretch:
- the DGKZ gene encoding diacylglycerol kinase zeta isoform X1 yields METFIKRHFQRKAPGPGEGPRRPSGVGLPTSKARRRSPAGQASSSLAQRRRSSAQLQGCLLGCGVGAPRPGRRRRSSTAPPACNPRFAVEEVPTQPQPAVVGPQLLVAPLLLAGLVGMEEEEGLQKEDVRVALPSAAQPGSGTPGPSPPPPRSALPLLPVPRWRRRRASSQLLPADVVKDHGLWGLHGHYRRLSQPRPVSQNPTPGGRRASGTAAGLGMPARVRPLCRRRQVALRRKSAGPQTWSALLAKAITKSGLQHLAPPPPAPGAPCSEPERQIRSTVDWSESATYGEHIWFETNVSGDFCYVGEQYCVAKMLKSVSRRKCAACKIVVHTPCIEQLEKINFRCKPSFRESGSRNVREPTFVRHHWVHRRRQDGKCRHCGKGFQQKFTFHSKEIVAISCSWCKQAYHSKVSCFMLQQIEEPCSLGVHAAVVIPPTWILRARRPQNTLKASKKKKRASFKRKSSKKGPEEGRWRPFIIRPTPSPLMKPLLVFVNPKSGGNQGAKIIQSFLWYLNPRQVFDLSQGGPREALEMYRRVHNLRILACGGDGTVGWILSTLDQLRLKPPPPVAILPLGTGNDLARTLNWGGGYTDEPVSKILSHVEEGNVVQLDRWDLHAEPNPEAGPEDRDEGATDQLPLDVFNNYFSLGFDAHVTLEFHESREANPEKFNSRFRNKMFYAGTAFSDFLMGSSKDLAKHIRVVCDGTDLTPKIQDLKPQCIVFLNIPRYCAGTMPWGHPGEHHDFEPQRHDDGYLEVIGFTMTSLAALQVGGHGERLTQCREVLLTTSKAIPVQVDGEPCKLAASRIRIALRNQATMVQKAKRRSAAPLHSDQQPVPEQLRVQVSRVSMHDYEALHYDKEQLKEASVPLGTVVVPGDSDLELCRAHIERLRQEPEGAGAKSPMCQKLSPKWCFLDATTASRFYRIDRAQEHLNYVTEIAQDEIYILDPELLGASARPDLPTPTSPLPTSPCSPTSRSLPGDAAPPTGEELIEAAKRNDFCKLQELHRAGGDLMHRDERSRTLLHHAVSTGSKEVVRYLLEHAPTEILDAVEENGETCLHQAAALGQRTICHYIVEAGASLMKTDQQGDTPRQRAEKAQDTELAAYLENRQHYQMIQREDQETAV; encoded by the exons ATGGAGACCTTCATTAAGAGACACTTCCAGCGGAAGGCGCCTGGCCCAGGGGAGGGGCCGAGGCGGCCCAGTGGTGTGGGGCTGCCCACAAGCAAGGCCCGGCGCCGCTCGCCCGCGGGGCAGGCCTCCTCCTCGCTGGCACAGCGGCGGCGCTCTAGCGCGCAGCTCCagggctgtctcctgggctgtggGGTAGGGGCCCCGCGCCCCGGCCGCCGCCGGCGCTCCAGCACCGCGCCCCCCGCCTGCAATCCCCGCTTTGCCGTGGAGGAGGTGCCCACCCAGCCGCAGCCAGCCGTGGTGGGGCCCCAGCTTTTGGTGGCACCCCTGCTGTTGGCTGGGCTCGTGGGcatggaagaggaggagggctTGCAGAAGGAGGATGTGAGGGTCGCGTTGCCGAGCGCCGCCCAGCCGGGCTCCGGGACCCCAGGGCCATCCCCACCGCCGCCCCGCAGCGCGCTGCCCCTGCTGCCCGTTCCGCGCTGGCGCCGGCGCCGGGcctcctcccagctgctgcccgCAGACGTGGTGAAAGACCACGGGCTCTGGGGCCTGCACGGTCACTACCGACGCCTCAGCCAGCCGCGGCCCGTGAGCCAGAACCCCACCCCAGGGGGTCGAAGAGCCTCGGGTACCGCAGCCGGCCTCGGGATGCCCGCCCGCGTGCGCCCGCTGTGCCGCCGGCGGCAGGTAGCCCTGCGGCGCAAGTCAGCCGGACCCCAGACCTGGAGTGCCCTGCTTGC GAAAGCCATCACCAAGTCGGGCCTCCAGCACCTGGcaccccctcctcctgctcctggggCCCCGTGCAGCGAGCCTGAGCGGCAGATCCGGAGCACCGTGGACTGGAGT GAGTCAGCGACGTATGGGGAACACATCTGGTTTGAGACCAACGTGTCCGGGGACTTCTGCTACGTCGGAGAGCAGTACTGCGTCGCCAAGATGCTG AAATCAGTGTCCCGGAGAAAGTGTGCAGCCTGCAAGATTGTGGTCCACACACCCTGCATTGAGCAGCTCGAGAAG ATAAATTTCCGCTGTAAGCCATCCTTCCGTGAATCGGGCTCCAGGAACGTCCGTGAA CCAACCTTCGTGCGGCACCACTGGGTACACCGGCGACGCCAGGACGGCAAGTGTCGGCACTGCGGGAAG GGCTTCCAGCAGAAGTTCACCTTCCACAGCAAAGAGATCGTGGCCATCAGCTGCTCCTGGTGCAAGCAAGCA tacCACAGCAAGGTGTCCTGCTTCATGCTGCAGCAGATCGAGGAGCCGTGCTCCCTGGGGGTCCACGCCGCTGTGGTCATCCCCCCCACCTGGATCCTCCGGGCCCGCAGGCCCCAG AACACCCTCAAAGccagcaagaagaaaaaaagagcatcCTTCAAGAGGAAGTCTAGCAAGAAAGGGCCTGAG gaGGGCCGCTGGAGACCCTTCATCATCAGGCCTACCCCGTCCCCCCTCATGAAGCCCCTGCTGGTGTTCGTGAACCCCAAGAGTGGGGGCAACCAG GGCGCCAAGATCATCCAGTCCTTCCTCTGGTATCTGAATCCCCGGCAAGTCTTTGACCTGAGCCAGGGGGGCCCCAGGGAGGC GCTGGAGATGTATCGCCGAGTGCACAACCTGCGGATCCTGGCCTGCGGGGGTGACGGCACG GTCGGCTGGATCCTCTCCACGCTGGACCAGCTGCGCTTGAAGCCGCCGCCGCCAGTCGCCATCCTGCCCCTGGGCACTGGCAATGACTTGGCCCGCACCCTCAACTGGGGCGGG ggctaCACCGACGAGCCTGTGTCCAAGATCCTGTCCCATGTGGAGGAGGGCAACGTGGTACAGCTGGACCGCTGGGACCTCCATGCGGAGCCCAACCCCGAGGCGGGGCCCGAGGATCGAGATGAGGGGGCCACCGACCAG CTGCCTCTGGATGTCTTCAACAACTACTTCAGCCTGGGCTTTGACGCCCACGTCACCCTGGAGTTCCACGAGTCTCGAG AGGCCAACCCGGAGAAGTTCAACAGCCGCTTCCGGAATAAGATGTTCTACGCCGGG ACAGCCTTCTCTGACTTCCTGATGGGCAGCTCCAAGGACTTGGCCAAGCACATCCGCGTGGTG TGTGATGGGACTGACCTGACCCCCAAGATTCAGGACCTGAAACCCCAGTGCATTGTTTTCTTGAACATCCCCag GTACTGCGCGGGCACCATGCCCTGGGGCCACCCTGGGGAGCACCATGACTTTGAGCCCCAGCGGCACGACGATGGCTACCTCGAGGTCATCGGCTTTACCATGACCTCCCTG GCTGCGCTGCAGGTGGGCGGGCACGGCGAGCGGCTGACGCAGTGCCGAGAGGTGCTGCTCACCACGTCCAAAGCCATCCCGGTGCAGGTGGACGGTGAGCCCTGCAAGCTCGCAGCCTCGCGCATCCGCATTGCCCTGCGCAACCAGGCCACCATGGTGCAGAAGGCCAAGCGGCGGAGCGCCGCCCCCCTGCACAGCGA CCAGCAGCCGGTGCCGGAGCAGCTGCGAGTCCAGGTGAGCAGGGTCAGCATGCACGACTACGAGGCCCTGCACTACGACAAGGAGCAGCTCAAAGAGGCTT CCGTGCCGCTGGGCACTGTGGTGGTCCCAGGAGACAGCGACCTGGAGCTGTGCCGCGCTCACATCGAGAGGCTCCGGCAG GAGCCCGAAGGTGCTGGAGCCAAGTCCCCGATGTGCCAGAAACTGTCCCCCAAGTGGTGCTTCCTCGATG CCACCACTGCCAGCCGCTTCTACAGAATCGACAGGGCCCAG GAACACCTCAACTACGTGACCGAGATCGCACAGGACGAGATTTATATCCTGGACCCTGAGCTGCTGGGGGCATCTGCCCGTCctgacctccccacccccacgtcccctctccccacctcgcCCTGCTCCCCCACATCCCG GTCACTGCCAGGGGACGCTGCGCCCCCTACAG GTGAAGAGCTCATCGAGGCTGCAAAGAGGAACGATTTCTGTAAG ctccaGGAGCTGCACCGAGCTGGGGGTGACCTTATGCACCGTGATGAGCGGAGCCGCACGCTCCTGCACCACGCGGTCAGCACCGGCAGCAAGGAAGTGGTCCGCTACCTGCTGGAGCACG CGCCCACTGAGATCCTTGATGCCGTGGAGGAAAA CGGGGAGACCTGCCTGCACCAGGCGGCAGCCCTGGGCCAGCGCACCATCTGCCACTACATCGTGGAGGCCGGGGCCTCGCTCATGAAGACTGACCAGCAG GGTGACACTCCCCGGCAGAGAGCGGAGAAGGCTCAGGACACGGAACTGGCGGCGTACCTGGAAAACCGGCAGCATTACCAGATGATCCAGCGGGAGGACCAGGAGACAGCGGTGTGA
- the DGKZ gene encoding diacylglycerol kinase zeta isoform X10, with protein MEPRDGSPEARSSDSESASASSSGSERDAGPEPDKAPRRLSKRRFPGLRLFGHRKAITKSGLQHLAPPPPAPGAPCSEPERQIRSTVDWSESATYGEHIWFETNVSGDFCYVGEQYCVAKMLKSVSRRKCAACKIVVHTPCIEQLEKINFRCKPSFRESGSRNVREPTFVRHHWVHRRRQDGKCRHCGKGFQQKFTFHSKEIVAISCSWCKQAYHSKVSCFMLQQIEEPCSLGVHAAVVIPPTWILRARRPQNTLKASKKKKRASFKRKSSKKGPEEGRWRPFIIRPTPSPLMKPLLVFVNPKSGGNQGAKIIQSFLWYLNPRQVFDLSQGGPREALEMYRRVHNLRILACGGDGTVGWILSTLDQLRLKPPPPVAILPLGTGNDLARTLNWGGGYTDEPVSKILSHVEEGNVVQLDRWDLHAEPNPEAGPEDRDEGATDQLPLDVFNNYFSLGFDAHVTLEFHESREANPEKFNSRFRNKMFYAGTAFSDFLMGSSKDLAKHIRVVCDGTDLTPKIQDLKPQCIVFLNIPRYCAGTMPWGHPGEHHDFEPQRHDDGYLEVIGFTMTSLAALQVGGHGERLTQCREVLLTTSKAIPVQVDGEPCKLAASRIRIALRNQATMVQKAKRRSAAPLHSDQQPVPEQLRVQVSRVSMHDYEALHYDKEQLKEASVPLGTVVVPGDSDLELCRAHIERLRQEPEGAGAKSPMCQKLSPKWCFLDATTASRFYRIDRAQEHLNYVTEIAQDEIYILDPELLGASARPDLPTPTSPLPTSPCSPTSRSLPGDAAPPTGEELIEAAKRNDFCKLQELHRAGGDLMHRDERSRTLLHHAVSTGSKEVVRYLLEHAPTEILDAVEENGETCLHQAAALGQRTICHYIVEAGASLMKTDQQGDTPRQRAEKAQDTELAAYLENRQHYQMIQREDQETAV; from the exons GAAAGCCATCACCAAGTCGGGCCTCCAGCACCTGGcaccccctcctcctgctcctggggCCCCGTGCAGCGAGCCTGAGCGGCAGATCCGGAGCACCGTGGACTGGAGT GAGTCAGCGACGTATGGGGAACACATCTGGTTTGAGACCAACGTGTCCGGGGACTTCTGCTACGTCGGAGAGCAGTACTGCGTCGCCAAGATGCTG AAATCAGTGTCCCGGAGAAAGTGTGCAGCCTGCAAGATTGTGGTCCACACACCCTGCATTGAGCAGCTCGAGAAG ATAAATTTCCGCTGTAAGCCATCCTTCCGTGAATCGGGCTCCAGGAACGTCCGTGAA CCAACCTTCGTGCGGCACCACTGGGTACACCGGCGACGCCAGGACGGCAAGTGTCGGCACTGCGGGAAG GGCTTCCAGCAGAAGTTCACCTTCCACAGCAAAGAGATCGTGGCCATCAGCTGCTCCTGGTGCAAGCAAGCA tacCACAGCAAGGTGTCCTGCTTCATGCTGCAGCAGATCGAGGAGCCGTGCTCCCTGGGGGTCCACGCCGCTGTGGTCATCCCCCCCACCTGGATCCTCCGGGCCCGCAGGCCCCAG AACACCCTCAAAGccagcaagaagaaaaaaagagcatcCTTCAAGAGGAAGTCTAGCAAGAAAGGGCCTGAG gaGGGCCGCTGGAGACCCTTCATCATCAGGCCTACCCCGTCCCCCCTCATGAAGCCCCTGCTGGTGTTCGTGAACCCCAAGAGTGGGGGCAACCAG GGCGCCAAGATCATCCAGTCCTTCCTCTGGTATCTGAATCCCCGGCAAGTCTTTGACCTGAGCCAGGGGGGCCCCAGGGAGGC GCTGGAGATGTATCGCCGAGTGCACAACCTGCGGATCCTGGCCTGCGGGGGTGACGGCACG GTCGGCTGGATCCTCTCCACGCTGGACCAGCTGCGCTTGAAGCCGCCGCCGCCAGTCGCCATCCTGCCCCTGGGCACTGGCAATGACTTGGCCCGCACCCTCAACTGGGGCGGG ggctaCACCGACGAGCCTGTGTCCAAGATCCTGTCCCATGTGGAGGAGGGCAACGTGGTACAGCTGGACCGCTGGGACCTCCATGCGGAGCCCAACCCCGAGGCGGGGCCCGAGGATCGAGATGAGGGGGCCACCGACCAG CTGCCTCTGGATGTCTTCAACAACTACTTCAGCCTGGGCTTTGACGCCCACGTCACCCTGGAGTTCCACGAGTCTCGAG AGGCCAACCCGGAGAAGTTCAACAGCCGCTTCCGGAATAAGATGTTCTACGCCGGG ACAGCCTTCTCTGACTTCCTGATGGGCAGCTCCAAGGACTTGGCCAAGCACATCCGCGTGGTG TGTGATGGGACTGACCTGACCCCCAAGATTCAGGACCTGAAACCCCAGTGCATTGTTTTCTTGAACATCCCCag GTACTGCGCGGGCACCATGCCCTGGGGCCACCCTGGGGAGCACCATGACTTTGAGCCCCAGCGGCACGACGATGGCTACCTCGAGGTCATCGGCTTTACCATGACCTCCCTG GCTGCGCTGCAGGTGGGCGGGCACGGCGAGCGGCTGACGCAGTGCCGAGAGGTGCTGCTCACCACGTCCAAAGCCATCCCGGTGCAGGTGGACGGTGAGCCCTGCAAGCTCGCAGCCTCGCGCATCCGCATTGCCCTGCGCAACCAGGCCACCATGGTGCAGAAGGCCAAGCGGCGGAGCGCCGCCCCCCTGCACAGCGA CCAGCAGCCGGTGCCGGAGCAGCTGCGAGTCCAGGTGAGCAGGGTCAGCATGCACGACTACGAGGCCCTGCACTACGACAAGGAGCAGCTCAAAGAGGCTT CCGTGCCGCTGGGCACTGTGGTGGTCCCAGGAGACAGCGACCTGGAGCTGTGCCGCGCTCACATCGAGAGGCTCCGGCAG GAGCCCGAAGGTGCTGGAGCCAAGTCCCCGATGTGCCAGAAACTGTCCCCCAAGTGGTGCTTCCTCGATG CCACCACTGCCAGCCGCTTCTACAGAATCGACAGGGCCCAG GAACACCTCAACTACGTGACCGAGATCGCACAGGACGAGATTTATATCCTGGACCCTGAGCTGCTGGGGGCATCTGCCCGTCctgacctccccacccccacgtcccctctccccacctcgcCCTGCTCCCCCACATCCCG GTCACTGCCAGGGGACGCTGCGCCCCCTACAG GTGAAGAGCTCATCGAGGCTGCAAAGAGGAACGATTTCTGTAAG ctccaGGAGCTGCACCGAGCTGGGGGTGACCTTATGCACCGTGATGAGCGGAGCCGCACGCTCCTGCACCACGCGGTCAGCACCGGCAGCAAGGAAGTGGTCCGCTACCTGCTGGAGCACG CGCCCACTGAGATCCTTGATGCCGTGGAGGAAAA CGGGGAGACCTGCCTGCACCAGGCGGCAGCCCTGGGCCAGCGCACCATCTGCCACTACATCGTGGAGGCCGGGGCCTCGCTCATGAAGACTGACCAGCAG GGTGACACTCCCCGGCAGAGAGCGGAGAAGGCTCAGGACACGGAACTGGCGGCGTACCTGGAAAACCGGCAGCATTACCAGATGATCCAGCGGGAGGACCAGGAGACAGCGGTGTGA
- the DGKZ gene encoding diacylglycerol kinase zeta isoform X9 — translation MEPRDGSPEARSSDSESASASSSGSERDAGPEPDKAPRRLSKRRFPGLRLFGHRKAITKSGLQHLAPPPPAPGAPCSEPERQIRSTVDWSESATYGEHIWFETNVSGDFCYVGEQYCVAKMLQKSVSRRKCAACKIVVHTPCIEQLEKINFRCKPSFRESGSRNVREPTFVRHHWVHRRRQDGKCRHCGKGFQQKFTFHSKEIVAISCSWCKQAYHSKVSCFMLQQIEEPCSLGVHAAVVIPPTWILRARRPQNTLKASKKKKRASFKRKSSKKGPEEGRWRPFIIRPTPSPLMKPLLVFVNPKSGGNQGAKIIQSFLWYLNPRQVFDLSQGGPREALEMYRRVHNLRILACGGDGTVGWILSTLDQLRLKPPPPVAILPLGTGNDLARTLNWGGGYTDEPVSKILSHVEEGNVVQLDRWDLHAEPNPEAGPEDRDEGATDQLPLDVFNNYFSLGFDAHVTLEFHESREANPEKFNSRFRNKMFYAGTAFSDFLMGSSKDLAKHIRVVCDGTDLTPKIQDLKPQCIVFLNIPRYCAGTMPWGHPGEHHDFEPQRHDDGYLEVIGFTMTSLAALQVGGHGERLTQCREVLLTTSKAIPVQVDGEPCKLAASRIRIALRNQATMVQKAKRRSAAPLHSDQQPVPEQLRVQVSRVSMHDYEALHYDKEQLKEASVPLGTVVVPGDSDLELCRAHIERLRQEPEGAGAKSPMCQKLSPKWCFLDATTASRFYRIDRAQEHLNYVTEIAQDEIYILDPELLGASARPDLPTPTSPLPTSPCSPTSRSLPGDAAPPTGEELIEAAKRNDFCKLQELHRAGGDLMHRDERSRTLLHHAVSTGSKEVVRYLLEHAPTEILDAVEENGETCLHQAAALGQRTICHYIVEAGASLMKTDQQGDTPRQRAEKAQDTELAAYLENRQHYQMIQREDQETAV, via the exons GAAAGCCATCACCAAGTCGGGCCTCCAGCACCTGGcaccccctcctcctgctcctggggCCCCGTGCAGCGAGCCTGAGCGGCAGATCCGGAGCACCGTGGACTGGAGT GAGTCAGCGACGTATGGGGAACACATCTGGTTTGAGACCAACGTGTCCGGGGACTTCTGCTACGTCGGAGAGCAGTACTGCGTCGCCAAGATGCTG CAGAAATCAGTGTCCCGGAGAAAGTGTGCAGCCTGCAAGATTGTGGTCCACACACCCTGCATTGAGCAGCTCGAGAAG ATAAATTTCCGCTGTAAGCCATCCTTCCGTGAATCGGGCTCCAGGAACGTCCGTGAA CCAACCTTCGTGCGGCACCACTGGGTACACCGGCGACGCCAGGACGGCAAGTGTCGGCACTGCGGGAAG GGCTTCCAGCAGAAGTTCACCTTCCACAGCAAAGAGATCGTGGCCATCAGCTGCTCCTGGTGCAAGCAAGCA tacCACAGCAAGGTGTCCTGCTTCATGCTGCAGCAGATCGAGGAGCCGTGCTCCCTGGGGGTCCACGCCGCTGTGGTCATCCCCCCCACCTGGATCCTCCGGGCCCGCAGGCCCCAG AACACCCTCAAAGccagcaagaagaaaaaaagagcatcCTTCAAGAGGAAGTCTAGCAAGAAAGGGCCTGAG gaGGGCCGCTGGAGACCCTTCATCATCAGGCCTACCCCGTCCCCCCTCATGAAGCCCCTGCTGGTGTTCGTGAACCCCAAGAGTGGGGGCAACCAG GGCGCCAAGATCATCCAGTCCTTCCTCTGGTATCTGAATCCCCGGCAAGTCTTTGACCTGAGCCAGGGGGGCCCCAGGGAGGC GCTGGAGATGTATCGCCGAGTGCACAACCTGCGGATCCTGGCCTGCGGGGGTGACGGCACG GTCGGCTGGATCCTCTCCACGCTGGACCAGCTGCGCTTGAAGCCGCCGCCGCCAGTCGCCATCCTGCCCCTGGGCACTGGCAATGACTTGGCCCGCACCCTCAACTGGGGCGGG ggctaCACCGACGAGCCTGTGTCCAAGATCCTGTCCCATGTGGAGGAGGGCAACGTGGTACAGCTGGACCGCTGGGACCTCCATGCGGAGCCCAACCCCGAGGCGGGGCCCGAGGATCGAGATGAGGGGGCCACCGACCAG CTGCCTCTGGATGTCTTCAACAACTACTTCAGCCTGGGCTTTGACGCCCACGTCACCCTGGAGTTCCACGAGTCTCGAG AGGCCAACCCGGAGAAGTTCAACAGCCGCTTCCGGAATAAGATGTTCTACGCCGGG ACAGCCTTCTCTGACTTCCTGATGGGCAGCTCCAAGGACTTGGCCAAGCACATCCGCGTGGTG TGTGATGGGACTGACCTGACCCCCAAGATTCAGGACCTGAAACCCCAGTGCATTGTTTTCTTGAACATCCCCag GTACTGCGCGGGCACCATGCCCTGGGGCCACCCTGGGGAGCACCATGACTTTGAGCCCCAGCGGCACGACGATGGCTACCTCGAGGTCATCGGCTTTACCATGACCTCCCTG GCTGCGCTGCAGGTGGGCGGGCACGGCGAGCGGCTGACGCAGTGCCGAGAGGTGCTGCTCACCACGTCCAAAGCCATCCCGGTGCAGGTGGACGGTGAGCCCTGCAAGCTCGCAGCCTCGCGCATCCGCATTGCCCTGCGCAACCAGGCCACCATGGTGCAGAAGGCCAAGCGGCGGAGCGCCGCCCCCCTGCACAGCGA CCAGCAGCCGGTGCCGGAGCAGCTGCGAGTCCAGGTGAGCAGGGTCAGCATGCACGACTACGAGGCCCTGCACTACGACAAGGAGCAGCTCAAAGAGGCTT CCGTGCCGCTGGGCACTGTGGTGGTCCCAGGAGACAGCGACCTGGAGCTGTGCCGCGCTCACATCGAGAGGCTCCGGCAG GAGCCCGAAGGTGCTGGAGCCAAGTCCCCGATGTGCCAGAAACTGTCCCCCAAGTGGTGCTTCCTCGATG CCACCACTGCCAGCCGCTTCTACAGAATCGACAGGGCCCAG GAACACCTCAACTACGTGACCGAGATCGCACAGGACGAGATTTATATCCTGGACCCTGAGCTGCTGGGGGCATCTGCCCGTCctgacctccccacccccacgtcccctctccccacctcgcCCTGCTCCCCCACATCCCG GTCACTGCCAGGGGACGCTGCGCCCCCTACAG GTGAAGAGCTCATCGAGGCTGCAAAGAGGAACGATTTCTGTAAG ctccaGGAGCTGCACCGAGCTGGGGGTGACCTTATGCACCGTGATGAGCGGAGCCGCACGCTCCTGCACCACGCGGTCAGCACCGGCAGCAAGGAAGTGGTCCGCTACCTGCTGGAGCACG CGCCCACTGAGATCCTTGATGCCGTGGAGGAAAA CGGGGAGACCTGCCTGCACCAGGCGGCAGCCCTGGGCCAGCGCACCATCTGCCACTACATCGTGGAGGCCGGGGCCTCGCTCATGAAGACTGACCAGCAG GGTGACACTCCCCGGCAGAGAGCGGAGAAGGCTCAGGACACGGAACTGGCGGCGTACCTGGAAAACCGGCAGCATTACCAGATGATCCAGCGGGAGGACCAGGAGACAGCGGTGTGA